The Tessaracoccus aquimaris sequence CGGGCTGGTCGATCTCCCGCGGTTCCTTCGGGTCGTCGACCTGCGGCTCCTCCGCCATCACGCTTGAGACCTTCTCCAACGCCGTGAACGCGGACTGCAGCGTCGAGATGAACTGGCCCAGGTCGGCGATCGGGTCGAAGAACATGCGCAGGTACAGCACGAACGCGGCGAGCGTTCCGATGCTGACGTCTCCACCGACCGCAAGGTAGCCGCCCGCAAGCACCACGAGCACGATGCCGAGGTTGCCGATGGCCTGGATGCTCGGCATGGCGCGGGCGAACGTCCGCATCGCGGTGACGTTGCGGTCGCGGTACTGCAGCGCGACGTCCTCGAAGATCTCCGCGGAGCGCGGCTCGCGGCGGAAGGCCTGCACGGCCTTGATGCCGGTCATGGTCTCGATGAACTGGACGATGACGATGGCCGAGTAGGTGCGCACCGCGCGGAAGGCGCGCGTCGAGGCCTTCACGAACCAGCGCATCACCAGCCACAGCAGCGGGTAGGTGAGGAACGCGACCAGCGCGAGGCGCCAATCGAGCGAGAACATGATGAGGGTGGCGCCGATGATCGTCAGGATGGCGATGATCACCACGTCGACGCCCTGCAGCACCAACTCGGCGACGGCGTCGACGTCGCTCGTCATGCGGGACACGGCGCGCCCGGAGGTGTAGCGGTCGTGGAAGCCGATGTCGAGCCGTTGGAACTTGGTGAACAGCCTGCGGCGGAGGTCGAGCAGGATGGCGTTGCCGATCCGGCCCGAGCGGCGAAGGAACGTGACGCGCCCCACGATCTGCGCGACGATCGCCACCGCCATGAACCCGATCGAGCCCCAGAGCACGCCCGCGTCGCCCGCGAGACCCTTGTCGAGGATGCGTTGCACGAAGACCGGGATCGACAGGCGCGCTGCGGCCTCCACGACCACCACGCCGACGAGGATCAGCAGCCACCAGCGGTAGGGCCGGATCAGGTCGGCGAGCAGTTTCCTGGACGGCCCGCGCAGGCCGACGCCCGCGGCGCGCTCCTCCTCGATGTCCTGCTTGACGCCACGCCAGGCGGCGGTCGGGTCGGCCTGGTCCTTCTCGCTGTCGGTGCTCACTTGTCGTCACCTCCCATCGCGATCGAGTAGTCGGCGGCCAGCAGTTCCCGGTACTCGGGGACGGTGGCCAGCAGATCCTGATGTGCGCCGACGTGGGCGATCCGGCCCTCGACGAGGACGGCGACCCGGTCGGCCAGCAGCACGGTCGACGCACGGTGCGCGACGACGATGCCGGTGACGCCGACGAGCGTCGACTTCAGCGCCTCCTCGACCTCCGCCTCGGTGTGGATGTCGAGCGCGCTCAGGGTGTCGTCGAGCACCAGGATCCGGGGGCGGACCAGGATGGCGCGCGCGAGGGCGAGTCGCTGCCGCTGGCCGCCCGACAGGCTGAGGCCCTGCTCGCCAAGCCTCGTGTCGAGCCCCCACGGCAGGTCGTAGACGAACTCGGCACGCGCCACGCGCACCGCCTCCTCGATGTCCTCCTCGCTCGCGTCGGCCCGGCCGAGCGTGAGGTTCTCGCGCGCCGACATCGAGAACAGGATCGGATCCTCGAACGCGGCGCCGACGAGGCTGCGCAACTGGGTCAGGTCGAGGTCGCGCAGGTCGACGCCGTCGAGCAGGATCTGCCCGGAGGTGACGTCGGCGAGCCTGGGGATCAGGGAGACGAGCGTCGACTTGCCCGAGCCGGTGCCGCCCACCAGGGCGACCGTCTCGCCCGGCTCGAGGGTGAGGTTGAGGCCGTCGAGCGTCGGCTCGTCTGCGTCGTCGAACTGGTAGCCGACGTCGCGGAGTTCGAGACGGCCCCGCGGCTCGGCGATCCTGGCCTCGCCCGAGGCGATCGAGACGGGGGCGTCGAACACCTCGACGACACGGTCCGCTGCGGTGGCGGCCTCGCGGGCGAAGGACAGCAGGTAGCCGAGGCTGCCGACGGGCCATGCCAGCGACAGCAGCAGCGTCACGAACGCGACGGCGTCGCCGGCGCTGATGCCCCCGCCAGGCACGGCGAGCCCGA is a genomic window containing:
- a CDS encoding ABC transporter ATP-binding protein; this translates as MSTDSEKDQADPTAAWRGVKQDIEEERAAGVGLRGPSRKLLADLIRPYRWWLLILVGVVVVEAAARLSIPVFVQRILDKGLAGDAGVLWGSIGFMAVAIVAQIVGRVTFLRRSGRIGNAILLDLRRRLFTKFQRLDIGFHDRYTSGRAVSRMTSDVDAVAELVLQGVDVVIIAILTIIGATLIMFSLDWRLALVAFLTYPLLWLVMRWFVKASTRAFRAVRTYSAIVIVQFIETMTGIKAVQAFRREPRSAEIFEDVALQYRDRNVTAMRTFARAMPSIQAIGNLGIVLVVLAGGYLAVGGDVSIGTLAAFVLYLRMFFDPIADLGQFISTLQSAFTALEKVSSVMAEEPQVDDPKEPREIDQPAGRVEFDGVRFGYLADKTVLPGLDLDLAAGSTVALVGTTGAGKTTIAKLLARFYDPQEGEVRLDGVDLRDLSDDRLREHVTLLTQENFIFSGSVADNIAFGRPGASREEIEHAARTVGADTFIGHLPDGYDTDTGKRGSRLSAGQRQLVAFARVVLADPRVLILDEATSSLDIPTERLVQRALATILADRTAIIIAHRLSTVEIADRVLVLQHGEIVEDGAPASLVAGEGRYADLHRAWMASLA
- a CDS encoding ABC transporter ATP-binding protein, with product MLPARSRTYALATPAPRRAAVLRFVPYIKPYTWQFVMSFTLAPIGVLVSVAMPLLLGAVVDGPIAHRDIPGLLWYALALLALGAADAGLSFIRRWVMSRATSHIEANIRLDLFDKLQRLPMGFHKSWESGQLLSRMMSDLGLLRRFMSFGLVMLFMNSIHIVVVVVIMVVKLWQVGLAVMIAVIPVVIATFALMGRFGTLSRRLQDETGDVASAAEESLHGVRVIRSFGRSRYVFKGYDERARKLRDTGVKRMNLASILWTLLEVFPNVLLLVVLVGIGLAVPGGGISAGDAVAFVTLLLSLAWPVGSLGYLLSFAREAATAADRVVEVFDAPVSIASGEARIAEPRGRLELRDVGYQFDDADEPTLDGLNLTLEPGETVALVGGTGSGKSTLVSLIPRLADVTSGQILLDGVDLRDLDLTQLRSLVGAAFEDPILFSMSARENLTLGRADASEEDIEEAVRVARAEFVYDLPWGLDTRLGEQGLSLSGGQRQRLALARAILVRPRILVLDDTLSALDIHTEAEVEEALKSTLVGVTGIVVAHRASTVLLADRVAVLVEGRIAHVGAHQDLLATVPEYRELLAADYSIAMGGDDK